A region of Streptomyces cinnamoneus DNA encodes the following proteins:
- a CDS encoding class I SAM-dependent methyltransferase yields MTPTLVRRHRPSSTSPETRARDWAEIQERMLVPLYEAVYERLEAGPGTRLLSLGCGSGLALLMASARGADVCGVDEDERRLELARERLLPEGAPAGGTRLGLGGPETVLSPTGPLFNLITVFDPLFSAGGDPRGLAGALARAAGCAERGTPVVLAGWGPHERCAASAALRVAARLADPMCAPARWRPSRRDDLENLAREAGLTPDGSGRVSCPYGYADMSSAVRGLLSTGAFDAAARATDEEQVVKELIEALHPYLRTDGTVWMPNVFRYLIART; encoded by the coding sequence CGGAAATCCAGGAACGGATGCTGGTGCCGCTCTACGAAGCGGTGTACGAGCGCCTGGAGGCCGGACCCGGCACCCGGCTCCTCAGCCTCGGCTGCGGCTCCGGCCTGGCCCTGCTCATGGCCTCCGCCCGCGGCGCCGACGTCTGCGGCGTCGACGAGGACGAACGCCGGCTGGAACTGGCCCGCGAACGGCTCCTGCCCGAGGGCGCCCCCGCGGGCGGCACCCGCCTGGGCCTCGGCGGCCCCGAGACCGTCCTCTCGCCCACGGGCCCGCTCTTCAACCTCATCACCGTCTTCGACCCGCTGTTCAGCGCCGGCGGCGACCCCCGCGGCCTGGCCGGGGCCCTCGCCCGTGCCGCCGGCTGCGCCGAGCGCGGCACACCCGTCGTCCTGGCCGGCTGGGGCCCCCATGAGCGCTGCGCGGCCTCCGCGGCCCTGCGGGTGGCGGCCCGCCTGGCCGACCCGATGTGCGCCCCGGCCCGCTGGCGGCCCAGCCGCCGCGACGACCTGGAGAACCTCGCCCGCGAAGCCGGCCTGACCCCTGACGGCTCCGGCCGCGTCTCCTGCCCGTACGGCTACGCCGACATGAGCAGCGCCGTGCGCGGTCTGCTGTCCACGGGCGCCTTCGACGCGGCAGCCCGCGCCACCGATGAGGAACAGGTCGTCAAGGAACTCATCGAGGCGCTCCACCCGTATCTGCGCACCGACGGAACGGTGTGGATGCCGAACGTCTTCCGCTATCTGATAGCCCGGACCTAG